One window of the Rhizorhabdus dicambivorans genome contains the following:
- a CDS encoding leucyl aminopeptidase family protein: protein MTDFASLLVPDRGEAAHALAPIAADGLDSWLKAQPAQVRTLAAAAQFKAKPGELLVLPGRKDGEWSAVFGAPKTAGPWDLAAVAQKLPAGTYRIEADGEAATENALGWLLAHHRFDRYLSKPDPIPQRVLLSKDVAGIAGAVALAEAVALVRDLVDTPAADLGPAELAAAVETVAKAHGAAFRVTKGDALDQGYPMIAAVGRAAVRDRAPRLIELEWGDPKHPRIAIVGKGVCFDSGGLDIKPSSAMLLMKKDMGGAAHALALAGLVMGARLPVRLHLLIPAVENAVAGDAFRPGDILQSRKGLSVEIGNTDAEGRLVLGDALTRAGEEKPVLMLDFATLTGAARVALGPDLPALFANDDSLAAELLAAAQAVADPLWRMPLWGDYADMLKSTAADINNAGEGGMAGAVTAALFLQRFVPDATAWAHIDTFAWRPAAKPGRPKGGDALGMRAAFAMLKARFVTA from the coding sequence ATGACCGATTTCGCCAGCCTGCTTGTCCCCGATCGCGGCGAAGCCGCCCACGCGCTGGCGCCGATTGCCGCCGATGGCCTCGATTCCTGGCTGAAGGCACAACCGGCACAGGTACGGACCCTCGCGGCCGCCGCGCAGTTCAAGGCCAAGCCGGGCGAACTGCTGGTGTTGCCGGGCCGCAAGGACGGCGAATGGTCCGCCGTGTTCGGCGCCCCCAAGACAGCCGGGCCATGGGACCTCGCGGCGGTGGCGCAGAAGCTTCCCGCCGGAACCTACCGGATCGAGGCCGACGGCGAAGCCGCTACCGAAAACGCGCTGGGCTGGCTGCTCGCCCACCATCGCTTCGATCGCTATCTTTCCAAGCCCGATCCGATCCCGCAGCGCGTCCTGCTCAGCAAGGATGTGGCGGGGATTGCCGGGGCTGTGGCGCTGGCCGAGGCGGTAGCGCTGGTCCGCGATCTGGTCGACACCCCGGCCGCCGATCTCGGCCCCGCCGAACTCGCCGCCGCGGTCGAGACCGTCGCCAAAGCCCATGGCGCGGCGTTCCGCGTGACCAAGGGCGACGCGCTCGATCAGGGCTATCCGATGATCGCCGCCGTGGGCCGCGCCGCAGTGCGCGACCGCGCGCCTCGCCTGATCGAACTGGAGTGGGGCGATCCGAAGCATCCGCGGATCGCGATCGTCGGCAAGGGGGTCTGCTTCGATTCGGGTGGGCTGGACATCAAGCCGTCCTCAGCCATGCTGCTGATGAAGAAGGACATGGGCGGCGCGGCCCATGCCCTAGCGCTGGCCGGCCTCGTCATGGGCGCCCGATTGCCGGTCCGGCTTCACCTGCTGATCCCGGCGGTCGAGAATGCGGTGGCGGGCGACGCGTTCCGCCCCGGCGACATCCTCCAGAGCCGCAAGGGACTGTCGGTGGAGATCGGCAATACCGATGCCGAGGGGCGGCTGGTCCTGGGCGACGCACTGACCCGCGCGGGCGAGGAGAAGCCGGTGCTGATGCTGGACTTCGCCACACTGACCGGCGCAGCGCGGGTGGCACTGGGCCCCGATCTGCCCGCGCTGTTCGCCAATGACGATTCGCTCGCCGCCGAATTGCTGGCGGCGGCGCAGGCGGTGGCCGACCCGCTCTGGCGGATGCCGCTGTGGGGCGACTATGCCGACATGCTCAAATCGACCGCAGCGGATATCAACAATGCCGGCGAAGGCGGAATGGCCGGCGCGGTGACCGCCGCGCTGTTCCTACAGCGCTTCGTCCCGGACGCTACGGCCTGGGCGCATATCGACACTTTCGCATGGCGCCCGGCCGCGAAGCCCGGTCGACCCAAAGGGGGCGACGCCCTTGGCATGCGCGCCGCCTTCGCCATGCTGAAGGCCCGATTCGTTACGGCCTGA
- a CDS encoding PaaI family thioesterase encodes MPFDFPYADVIGARRNNATGEPILTIGWRHEVEGRPGFVHGGVIGGLLEMACYEALDHEFGRDEQKPRLKPINISIDYLRGGVMTDTHAVAHIVRIGKRVANASAVCWQDDRSRPIATARMHILLDR; translated from the coding sequence ATGCCCTTCGACTTCCCCTACGCCGATGTGATCGGCGCCCGCCGCAACAACGCCACCGGCGAACCCATTCTGACCATCGGCTGGCGCCACGAGGTGGAGGGACGACCGGGTTTCGTCCATGGCGGGGTGATTGGCGGCTTGCTGGAAATGGCCTGTTACGAAGCTCTGGACCATGAGTTCGGGCGCGACGAGCAGAAACCCCGCCTCAAGCCGATCAACATCTCGATCGACTATCTGCGCGGCGGAGTGATGACCGACACCCACGCGGTCGCCCATATCGTGCGGATCGGCAAACGGGTCGCCAATGCCAGCGCGGTGTGCTGGCAGGACGACCGCTCCCGGCCGATCGCGACCGCGCGCATGCACATTTTGCTCGATCGATAG
- a CDS encoding PaaI family thioesterase — MSDLTNPANFSRLMSGHISEIGLRYIAHGDDWAELGFDYKPELAINAATGVLASGPIISLIDSACGFSIGARIKKLRPMATLDLRIDYVRAAPPGKAIIARATCYRVARNVAFVRCVAHDGNPDDPVAHALATFFFTGD, encoded by the coding sequence GTGTCGGATCTAACCAACCCTGCGAACTTCTCACGGCTGATGTCGGGCCATATCAGCGAGATCGGCCTGCGCTATATCGCCCATGGCGATGACTGGGCCGAACTGGGGTTCGACTATAAGCCCGAGCTGGCGATCAACGCCGCAACCGGCGTGCTGGCATCCGGCCCGATCATCTCGCTGATCGACAGCGCCTGCGGCTTCTCGATCGGCGCCAGGATCAAGAAATTGCGGCCCATGGCCACACTCGACCTGCGGATCGATTATGTGCGCGCGGCCCCGCCCGGCAAGGCGATCATCGCGCGGGCCACCTGCTATCGGGTCGCGCGCAACGTCGCGTTCGTCCGCTGCGTCGCGCATGACGGTAACCCCGATGACCCGGTCGCCCATGCGCTGGCGACCTTCTTCTTCACGGGGGACTGA
- a CDS encoding potassium transporter Kup, which produces MRNELADADASRPRSRRSKDTMAALTLGALGVVFGDIGTSPIYAFREALGQAAADGIVAGEILGVLSLALWALILVVTCKYVLFLMRADNGGEGGVLALMALAQRSTRRRHRLVLLLGAAGAALFYGDGVITPALSVLSAVEGLRTIPGLEHSVSQGTILLITSGILIGLFLMQARGTAIVGKLFGPICLLWFVTIAGIGLIHIADEPAILAALLPHYGVLFMTNHGLAGMFVIGAVFLTVTGAEALTADMGHFGAKPIRTGWLAIVFPALALNYLGQGAFALHRLEIAAARGLEFTNQDWFFLMAPGVARIPLVLLATCATVIASQAVITGAYSLTRQAIQLGLLPRLKIRQTSEHAAGQIYLPTITMLLFVGVMILVLGFGSSSAMAAAYGVSVSGTMVVTTMLGFLVVRRTWGWGLPLTLAVIAPLLLLDLFFFGANILRVYEGGWVPLLIAVGVGLLIATWVRGRTMLLAIDQSQAIELEELARMLRARPPERVPGMAIFLSADLEAAPSALLHNLKHNKILHERNLALTINTMNTPAVPAAQRLDMTNIDENFTRAVLNYGFMESPDIPRDLAFALRHGDNKLEPMQTSYFIGRSTLRPSKHSGMPFWQDLLFIFLHRNASDPTDFFRIPPNRVVELGSQMTI; this is translated from the coding sequence ATGCGCAATGAGCTGGCTGACGCCGACGCTTCCAGACCCCGGAGCCGGCGTAGCAAGGACACGATGGCGGCGCTGACGCTCGGAGCGCTGGGCGTCGTCTTCGGGGATATCGGCACCAGCCCCATCTACGCCTTTCGCGAAGCGCTCGGGCAAGCCGCCGCCGACGGGATCGTGGCCGGAGAGATACTTGGCGTGCTCAGCCTCGCGCTCTGGGCACTGATCCTCGTCGTCACCTGCAAATATGTGCTGTTCCTGATGCGCGCCGACAATGGCGGCGAAGGCGGCGTGCTGGCGCTGATGGCGCTGGCGCAGCGATCGACCCGGCGACGCCACCGGCTGGTGCTGTTGCTCGGCGCGGCCGGCGCGGCACTGTTCTACGGCGACGGGGTGATAACCCCTGCCCTGTCGGTACTTTCGGCGGTCGAGGGCTTACGGACCATTCCCGGTCTGGAGCACTCGGTGTCGCAGGGCACGATATTGCTGATCACCTCCGGAATCCTGATCGGACTGTTCCTGATGCAGGCGCGGGGCACCGCGATCGTGGGCAAGCTGTTCGGGCCGATCTGCCTGCTCTGGTTCGTGACGATCGCCGGAATCGGATTGATCCACATCGCCGACGAGCCCGCGATCCTGGCCGCGCTGCTCCCCCATTATGGCGTCCTGTTCATGACCAACCACGGCCTGGCCGGCATGTTCGTGATCGGCGCGGTGTTCCTGACCGTCACGGGCGCCGAGGCGCTGACCGCCGACATGGGCCATTTCGGAGCGAAACCGATCCGGACAGGCTGGCTGGCGATCGTCTTCCCCGCGCTGGCGCTCAACTATCTCGGCCAGGGCGCCTTTGCGCTTCACCGGCTGGAGATCGCCGCCGCCCGCGGGCTGGAATTCACCAACCAGGACTGGTTCTTCCTGATGGCGCCCGGAGTCGCCCGCATCCCGCTGGTGCTGCTGGCGACCTGCGCCACCGTGATCGCCAGCCAGGCGGTCATCACCGGCGCCTATTCACTGACCCGCCAGGCGATCCAGCTCGGCCTGCTGCCCCGCCTCAAGATCCGCCAGACCTCCGAACATGCCGCCGGCCAGATCTATCTGCCGACGATTACCATGCTGCTGTTCGTCGGCGTCATGATCCTGGTGCTCGGCTTCGGCTCCTCCTCCGCGATGGCGGCCGCCTACGGCGTTTCGGTATCGGGCACGATGGTGGTGACGACGATGCTGGGCTTCCTCGTCGTTCGCCGCACCTGGGGCTGGGGCCTGCCGCTGACGCTGGCGGTGATCGCACCGCTGCTGCTGCTCGACCTGTTCTTCTTCGGCGCCAACATATTGCGCGTCTATGAGGGCGGCTGGGTGCCGCTGCTCATCGCGGTCGGCGTCGGCCTGCTGATCGCAACCTGGGTGCGCGGCCGGACCATGCTGCTCGCGATCGACCAGAGCCAGGCGATCGAGCTGGAGGAACTGGCCCGCATGCTCCGCGCCCGCCCGCCCGAGCGCGTGCCCGGCATGGCGATCTTCCTGTCGGCGGACCTGGAGGCGGCGCCCAGCGCGCTGCTCCACAATCTGAAGCACAACAAGATACTTCACGAACGCAACCTGGCGCTGACCATCAACACGATGAACACGCCCGCCGTCCCGGCCGCGCAGCGGCTCGACATGACGAACATCGACGAGAATTTCACCCGCGCGGTGCTCAACTACGGCTTCATGGAGAGCCCGGACATCCCGCGCGACCTGGCTTTCGCGCTGCGCCATGGCGACAACAAGCTGGAACCGATGCAGACCAGCTATTTCATCGGCCGGTCGACCCTCCGCCCCTCCAAGCATAGCGGCATGCCCTTCTGGCAGGACCTGTTGTTCATCTTCCTCCACCGCAACGCGTCGGACCCGACCGACTTCTTCCGGATTCCGCCCAATCGCGTGGTGGAACTGGGCTCGCAGATGACGATCTGA
- the purC gene encoding phosphoribosylaminoimidazolesuccinocarboxamide synthase: MTRRRQIYEGKAKILYEGPEPGTLIQYFKDDATAFNAQKKGTINGKGVLNNRISEHIFTLLGMIGVPTHFIRRLNMREQLIRQVEIVPIEVVVRNVAAGSLTKRLGIEEGTQLPRTIIEYYYKDDALGDPLVADEHIACFGWASQEEMHDIADMAIRVNDFMCGLFAGIGIRLVDFKLEFGRFWDNDYSRVILADEISPDGCRLWDIATNEKLDKDRFRQDLGGEVEAYQEIARRLGLMPDGENMILDLESHRKNRGK; encoded by the coding sequence ATGACCCGCCGCCGCCAGATCTACGAAGGCAAGGCCAAGATCCTGTACGAGGGCCCCGAGCCCGGCACCCTGATCCAGTATTTCAAGGATGACGCCACCGCGTTCAACGCCCAGAAGAAGGGCACGATCAACGGCAAGGGCGTGCTCAACAACCGTATTTCCGAGCATATCTTCACCCTGCTCGGGATGATCGGCGTGCCGACCCACTTCATCCGCCGGCTCAACATGCGTGAACAGCTGATCCGCCAGGTCGAGATCGTTCCGATCGAGGTGGTGGTGCGCAACGTCGCCGCCGGCTCGCTGACCAAGCGCCTCGGGATCGAGGAGGGGACCCAGCTGCCCCGCACGATCATCGAATATTATTACAAGGACGACGCGCTGGGCGATCCGCTGGTCGCCGACGAGCATATCGCCTGCTTCGGCTGGGCCAGCCAGGAGGAGATGCACGACATCGCCGACATGGCGATCCGCGTGAACGACTTCATGTGCGGTCTGTTCGCAGGCATCGGCATCCGGCTGGTCGACTTCAAACTGGAGTTCGGCCGTTTCTGGGACAATGACTATAGCCGGGTGATCCTGGCCGACGAGATCAGCCCGGACGGCTGCCGGCTGTGGGACATCGCCACGAACGAGAAGCTGGACAAGGACCGCTTCCGGCAGGATCTGGGCGGCGAGGTCGAGGCCTATCAGGAGATCGCCCGCCGTCTCGGCCTGATGCCCGATGGGGAGAATATGATCCTCGATCTGGAAAGCCACCGCAAGAATCGGGGCAAGTGA
- a CDS encoding RBBP9/YdeN family alpha/beta hydrolase: protein MATSRFEHPSLAPVALLLPDLDCEGAGYWLDHWIASRIDCRSVDVGHARCPDRNDLVTRLAQAMRGIDAPLILVGHGLGALTIAAWAGLMSSESEIAVAGALLVGPSDAGVQGADSRLQSFAPLPSAVFSFPALVVASEDDPQLSPDRAFSLARQWGAGFARFGACGHFTPVDGLGWWPEGEELLDRFIDLVEPGRGPERRSLDHFTPAMPFSRPGPSSLFRP, encoded by the coding sequence ATGGCGACGTCCCGTTTCGAACATCCGTCGTTGGCGCCTGTTGCGTTGCTGCTTCCCGATCTCGATTGCGAAGGGGCGGGCTATTGGCTCGACCACTGGATCGCCAGCCGGATCGATTGCCGTTCGGTGGACGTCGGCCACGCCCGCTGTCCCGATCGCAACGATCTTGTCACCCGCCTCGCACAGGCAATGCGCGGGATCGATGCGCCGCTGATTCTGGTCGGGCATGGTCTCGGTGCGCTCACCATCGCCGCCTGGGCAGGGCTGATGAGCAGTGAAAGCGAGATCGCGGTCGCCGGTGCCCTGCTGGTGGGACCGAGCGATGCGGGAGTGCAGGGTGCCGACAGCCGGCTCCAGAGCTTCGCGCCGCTGCCGTCCGCCGTCTTCTCCTTCCCCGCACTGGTTGTGGCCAGCGAGGATGACCCCCAGCTTTCGCCGGACCGGGCCTTCAGCCTGGCCCGGCAATGGGGCGCCGGCTTCGCCCGCTTCGGAGCCTGCGGCCACTTCACCCCGGTCGATGGCCTTGGCTGGTGGCCGGAGGGAGAGGAGCTTCTCGATCGTTTCATCGATCTGGTCGAGCCGGGGCGCGGGCCCGAGAGGCGGAGCCTGGATCATTTCACGCCGGCCATGCCGTTCAGTCGACCCGGGCCTTCGTCGCTGTTCCGTCCCTAG
- a CDS encoding ferredoxin--NADP reductase, which yields MSSRTEAVKIAPNDAFNIQTVLWVKHWNEHLFSFAVDRPASLRFRSGEFVMIGLPTDARPLLRAYSIASPSYSDEIEFLSIAVQDGPLTSRLRHIIPGDEIYLARKTTGTLVADALTPGKRLFLLATGTGLAPFLSVMRDPDIYERYEQVVIVHSVRHVSDLAFRDVLESRLAGDPLVEDEAAAKFRYIPIVTREPFPRQKRITTLMEDGGLFDGVDGEKALDPATDRVMMCGSMDMIRDCSAILERLGFEEGSNAKPADFVIEKAFVG from the coding sequence ATGAGCAGCCGGACGGAAGCGGTGAAGATCGCGCCGAACGATGCCTTCAACATCCAGACGGTTCTCTGGGTGAAGCACTGGAACGAGCATCTGTTCAGCTTCGCGGTCGATCGTCCGGCGTCGCTGCGGTTCCGCTCGGGCGAGTTCGTGATGATCGGCCTGCCGACCGACGCGCGACCGCTGTTGCGCGCCTATTCGATCGCCAGCCCTTCCTATTCCGACGAGATCGAATTCCTCTCGATCGCTGTACAGGATGGCCCGCTGACCTCGCGGCTGCGCCACATCATCCCCGGCGACGAGATATATCTCGCCCGCAAGACCACCGGAACCCTGGTCGCCGACGCGCTGACCCCCGGAAAGCGGCTGTTCCTGCTGGCTACGGGCACGGGCCTCGCGCCTTTCCTGTCGGTGATGCGCGATCCGGACATCTATGAGCGCTACGAGCAGGTGGTCATCGTCCACAGCGTCCGTCATGTCAGTGATCTGGCCTTCCGCGACGTGCTGGAGAGCCGCCTTGCCGGTGATCCGCTGGTCGAGGACGAGGCCGCCGCCAAGTTCCGCTACATCCCGATCGTCACCCGCGAGCCCTTTCCGCGGCAGAAGCGCATCACCACGCTGATGGAGGATGGCGGCCTGTTCGATGGCGTCGACGGCGAGAAGGCGCTCGATCCCGCTACCGACCGGGTGATGATGTGCGGGAGCATGGACATGATCCGCGACTGCTCGGCCATCCTGGAGCGCCTCGGTTTCGAGGAGGGGTCCAACGCAAAGCCCGCCGACTTCGTGATCGAAAAGGCCTTCGTCGGCTGA
- a CDS encoding M61 family metallopeptidase — MRSVPLYLSAAIAASLSIPAPAIDFSMPDPLPIERQVPVARDIPFPGTIELAVDATDVARGIFKVTETIPVANPGRLYLLYPQWLPGNHAPRGPIDDVANIAITANGKSLAWKRDPVDVYAIAVDVPAGAGSITLSFDYVSPTNAAQGRVVMTSEMLNLQWNLVAFYPAGWFTRRIMVAPTAVLPTGWGYGTALEPAAAAPSGRIRFRPVSFETLVDSPMLAGRHFRQHQLSPKVRLNIAADSPDELAATEPQLLAHRRMVEQALKLFGAEHYDHYDFLLFISDRLGGIGLEHQRSSENGVATGYFTRWEEQTQRHNLLPHEYVHSWNGKYRRGADLYTPDYSVPMRNSLLWVYEGQTQYWGYVLQARSGLVSADDTLAFLAMAAAQLDTRPGRQWRPLIDTTTDPIIAARRPQPWTSLQRSEDYYNEGMLVWLDVDMQLRELTGGRRSLDDFARAFFGMRDGDWGTLTYTLDDVVATLNAIAPHDWADYLRTRVEEARPNAPSDWITKGGYRLVYSDKPTNFWRIEERRRKIADFSYSLGLSIDNGDRSIDQVIWDSPAFAAGLTNNEFVVAVGGEGYASDRLAERIAEAARTRRPIDLIVRRGDQYRTVSIPYYGGNRYPRLERTGIGPGWLDLLLRPRA; from the coding sequence ATGCGTTCCGTCCCCCTGTACCTGTCCGCGGCAATCGCGGCCTCGCTTTCCATTCCCGCGCCGGCCATCGATTTCAGCATGCCCGATCCTCTGCCGATCGAACGGCAGGTGCCCGTCGCCCGCGACATTCCCTTTCCCGGTACGATCGAACTGGCCGTAGACGCGACCGACGTCGCGCGCGGCATCTTCAAGGTGACCGAGACGATCCCGGTGGCAAACCCCGGCCGCCTATACCTGCTCTATCCGCAGTGGCTGCCTGGCAACCATGCCCCGCGCGGCCCGATAGACGACGTCGCCAACATCGCGATCACAGCCAATGGCAAATCGCTCGCATGGAAGCGCGACCCGGTCGACGTCTATGCGATCGCGGTCGACGTTCCGGCGGGTGCGGGCAGCATCACGCTCAGCTTCGACTATGTATCACCCACCAATGCCGCGCAGGGACGCGTGGTGATGACGAGCGAGATGCTCAACCTGCAATGGAACCTCGTCGCCTTCTATCCGGCGGGCTGGTTCACCCGGCGCATCATGGTTGCGCCCACCGCGGTGCTGCCGACCGGCTGGGGATACGGCACCGCGCTGGAACCGGCAGCCGCGGCGCCTTCCGGACGAATCCGTTTCCGTCCCGTCAGCTTCGAGACACTGGTCGACAGCCCGATGCTGGCAGGCCGCCATTTCCGCCAGCACCAGCTCAGCCCCAAGGTGCGGCTCAATATCGCCGCCGACAGCCCCGACGAACTGGCCGCGACCGAACCCCAGCTCCTAGCCCATCGCCGGATGGTCGAACAGGCGCTCAAGCTGTTCGGGGCCGAACATTACGACCATTATGATTTCCTGCTGTTCATCAGCGACCGGCTCGGCGGCATCGGGCTGGAGCATCAGCGATCGAGCGAGAATGGCGTCGCCACCGGCTATTTCACCCGCTGGGAGGAACAGACCCAGCGGCACAACCTGCTGCCGCACGAATATGTCCACAGCTGGAACGGAAAATATCGGCGCGGCGCCGATCTCTACACCCCCGATTACAGCGTGCCGATGCGCAATTCGCTGCTCTGGGTCTATGAGGGGCAGACGCAATATTGGGGCTATGTGCTGCAGGCGCGGTCAGGTCTCGTCTCCGCCGACGACACCCTCGCCTTCCTGGCCATGGCGGCGGCGCAGCTCGATACCCGGCCGGGTCGGCAGTGGCGCCCGCTGATCGACACCACCACCGACCCGATCATCGCCGCGCGACGCCCGCAGCCCTGGACCAGCCTCCAGCGTTCCGAGGATTATTATAACGAAGGCATGCTGGTCTGGCTCGACGTCGACATGCAACTGCGCGAACTCACCGGCGGGCGGCGCTCGCTCGACGATTTCGCGCGCGCCTTCTTCGGCATGCGCGACGGCGACTGGGGAACTCTGACCTATACGCTTGACGATGTCGTCGCCACGCTGAACGCGATCGCCCCCCATGACTGGGCCGACTATCTGCGCACCCGCGTCGAGGAAGCCCGCCCCAACGCCCCCAGCGACTGGATCACCAAGGGCGGCTACCGGCTGGTCTATTCGGACAAGCCCACCAATTTCTGGAGGATCGAGGAACGACGCCGCAAGATCGCCGATTTCAGCTATTCACTGGGACTGTCGATCGACAATGGCGACCGCAGCATCGATCAGGTCATATGGGACAGCCCGGCCTTTGCCGCCGGCCTGACCAACAACGAGTTCGTGGTAGCGGTTGGCGGCGAAGGCTATGCCAGCGACCGGCTCGCCGAACGGATCGCCGAAGCGGCAAGGACCCGCAGGCCGATCGACCTGATCGTCCGGCGGGGCGACCAGTATCGGACCGTGTCGATCCCCTATTATGGCGGCAACCGCTATCCGCGCCTCGAACGGACCGGAATCGGGCCGGGATGGCTCGACCTGCTGCTCCGGCCCAGGGCCTGA
- a CDS encoding LysR substrate-binding domain-containing protein, which produces MGRQIPPLSAVRVFEAAARHLNFTRAAEELAMTQAAVSYQVRMIEDRLGTPLFVRTGRRVSLSPAGQRLAPQVSAAFDLLDEAFAKARQTEGGVLTISAAPGVAAGWLGPRLARFQLAKPDIAVRLLASHELVDFARDEVDVGIRIGHGDWPGLRAVELFPAEFTPMCSPAYLERMGPFTDPAQLLDTLRMNSDDIWWRAWFSQVGTAIPDDFTRRSIHVDSQVIEGMAAMAGEGLAMLTPRFWPFELATGRLVQLFPHVGRGGSFWLVYPEHRHNAAKVKAFREWLMGEVAATA; this is translated from the coding sequence ATGGGGCGACAGATTCCTCCGCTCAGCGCGGTTCGGGTATTCGAGGCGGCCGCGCGTCATCTCAACTTCACCCGCGCCGCCGAGGAACTGGCCATGACCCAGGCGGCGGTCAGCTATCAGGTGCGGATGATCGAGGATCGGCTGGGCACGCCTTTGTTCGTGCGCACCGGGCGGCGGGTATCATTGAGCCCGGCAGGCCAGCGGCTGGCGCCACAGGTCTCGGCGGCGTTCGACCTGCTTGATGAGGCGTTCGCCAAGGCGCGCCAGACCGAGGGCGGGGTGTTGACGATAAGTGCCGCTCCGGGGGTGGCGGCGGGCTGGCTGGGACCGCGTCTCGCCCGTTTCCAGCTGGCAAAGCCCGATATCGCGGTGCGGCTGCTCGCCAGCCACGAGCTTGTCGACTTCGCGCGCGACGAGGTCGATGTCGGTATCCGGATCGGCCATGGCGACTGGCCGGGATTGCGCGCCGTGGAGCTGTTTCCGGCCGAGTTCACGCCGATGTGCAGCCCCGCCTATCTGGAGCGCATGGGGCCTTTCACCGATCCCGCCCAACTGCTCGATACCTTGCGGATGAATTCCGATGACATCTGGTGGCGTGCCTGGTTCAGCCAGGTTGGCACGGCCATCCCCGACGATTTCACCCGGCGTTCGATCCACGTCGATTCCCAGGTGATCGAGGGCATGGCGGCGATGGCGGGGGAGGGGCTGGCGATGCTCACCCCGCGCTTCTGGCCGTTCGAACTGGCGACCGGCCGGCTCGTCCAGCTATTCCCTCATGTCGGGCGTGGCGGCAGCTTCTGGCTGGTCTATCCCGAGCATCGCCACAACGCCGCGAAGGTAAAGGCGTTTCGCGAGTGGCTGATGGGCGAGGTGGCGGCGACGGCGTGA